In Nakamurella antarctica, the following are encoded in one genomic region:
- a CDS encoding UDP-N-acetylmuramoyl-L-alanyl-D-glutamate--2,6-diaminopimelate ligase gives MRRTVGASVVPASSGALSRTSGDNSSNEEPLGEVVTGITLRSGEVLPGDVFAAVVGSKTHGARSIPEAVAAGAVAVLTDQAGAEIAAEYACLGVKVPTVLVVSDPRVVLGAAASMIYRNPSEKLTIIGVTGTSGKTTITYLVEAGLRACGQRTGVIGTVETRIGDEVVPSDFTTPEAPDLQALLAVMVQAGVQSVAMEVSSHALALGRVAGIEFAVGAFTNLSQDHLDFHGDMESYFQAKELLFDGRSRAGVVDIDDEYGRRLAAGHPEFTTVSAAGATADWQLEHSEVAPSGVSLLKINGPADLTVAVALALPGTFNISNTLIALGAVAAAGFDPVVAAAAISGVVVPGRMQAVDGGQSFLAVVDYAHKPAALKAVLSAIRESVRGKVIVVFGAGGDRDIGKRQVMGSVAGESADLIYVTDDNPRSEDPASIRQEIMLGALTHPNTAGRLHEIGDRRQAIRAAVAAAVPGDAVVIAGKGHELGQYVGEKIIPFSDVAELTAALVDARAKLITNEGD, from the coding sequence GTGCGCAGAACTGTTGGTGCGTCCGTCGTCCCGGCCTCGAGTGGTGCGCTATCGCGTACGTCTGGCGACAATTCGAGCAATGAGGAACCGCTTGGCGAGGTTGTCACCGGTATAACGCTGCGTTCCGGAGAGGTCCTACCCGGGGACGTGTTTGCCGCGGTTGTGGGGAGCAAAACCCATGGCGCCAGGTCGATCCCGGAAGCTGTCGCGGCGGGCGCGGTTGCAGTTCTGACGGATCAGGCCGGGGCCGAGATCGCTGCCGAATATGCCTGTCTCGGCGTGAAAGTACCCACGGTTCTCGTCGTTTCCGACCCCAGAGTGGTTCTCGGCGCCGCCGCGTCGATGATCTATAGAAATCCGAGCGAGAAGCTCACCATCATCGGCGTTACTGGGACGTCGGGTAAGACGACCATCACGTACTTGGTCGAGGCCGGGCTGCGGGCCTGTGGGCAACGCACCGGGGTCATCGGGACGGTCGAAACTCGCATCGGTGATGAGGTAGTGCCCAGCGACTTCACCACGCCCGAAGCGCCAGACCTGCAGGCCCTGTTGGCGGTCATGGTTCAGGCCGGTGTCCAGTCGGTGGCTATGGAGGTCTCGTCCCACGCTCTGGCCCTGGGCCGAGTGGCCGGCATTGAGTTTGCGGTGGGCGCGTTCACCAACTTGTCCCAGGACCACCTGGATTTCCACGGCGACATGGAGTCGTACTTCCAGGCTAAGGAGCTTCTCTTCGATGGACGCTCGCGCGCTGGCGTTGTCGACATCGATGACGAATATGGGCGCCGGTTGGCAGCCGGCCATCCCGAATTCACCACCGTGTCGGCGGCGGGCGCGACTGCCGATTGGCAACTTGAACACAGCGAGGTAGCGCCGAGCGGGGTGTCGCTCCTGAAGATCAACGGGCCAGCCGACCTCACTGTCGCAGTAGCCCTGGCGCTGCCGGGGACCTTTAACATTTCGAACACGCTGATTGCACTCGGGGCGGTGGCGGCGGCCGGTTTCGATCCGGTGGTGGCCGCCGCAGCGATTTCTGGTGTGGTGGTGCCCGGAAGGATGCAGGCGGTGGATGGCGGGCAGTCGTTTCTGGCCGTAGTTGACTACGCTCACAAGCCTGCTGCGTTGAAGGCGGTGCTCTCTGCTATCCGGGAATCGGTGCGCGGCAAAGTGATTGTCGTTTTCGGCGCCGGCGGGGACCGGGACATCGGAAAACGCCAAGTCATGGGATCGGTTGCCGGTGAGTCCGCGGACTTGATCTACGTCACCGATGACAATCCTCGATCGGAAGACCCGGCGTCCATCCGGCAGGAGATAATGCTGGGCGCGTTGACACACCCGAACACCGCTGGTCGCCTCCACGAGATCGGTGATCGTCGGCAAGCCATCCGAGCCGCGGTTGCCGCCGCGGTGCCGGGCGATGCTGTCGTCATTGCTGGCAAGGGCCACGAGCTCGGCCAATATGTTGGCGAGAAGATAATTCCGTTCTCCGATGTGGCGGAGCTGACCGCTGCTTTGGTGGATGCGCGCGCGAAACTGATTACGAACGAGGGCGATTAA
- a CDS encoding UDP-N-acetylmuramoyl-tripeptide--D-alanyl-D-alanine ligase, giving the protein MKSMTVSEVAEAIGTPILGSAKDATDDSGVTSVEFDTRKVSPGALFVALVGERVDGHDFVDAAVAAGAVAVLGSKDLDIDVPLLRVADNDAVLQALAELAARSAAALTAQGQLTTIGITGSAGKTSTKDLIAALASAAGSTIAPPESFNNELGHPYTVLRATEQTRFLVLELSARGPGHVAMLAKVAPPRIGVVLNVGSAHIGEFGSVDGIAQAKSELVQALPAAADGGVAILNADDSRVAAMATRTRARVVTFGTHPGADVRAENVTEDHHARAGFTLMTPRGAVPVQLAVSGVHQVSNALAAAAVGLEIGVSLQDIAQVLGASGPASKWRMEITDRADGVTVINDAYNANPEAMKAALKALVTIGTGRRRWAVLGEMAELGEISRAAHDEIGRLVVRLGIERLIAVGAGVRGLHLGAQLEGSWDGESEHVPDWEDAVRILGDELRPGDVVLVKASRAVGLERVAHALLHGNPPASGDADENGISE; this is encoded by the coding sequence ATGAAGAGCATGACAGTGTCCGAGGTTGCGGAAGCTATCGGTACCCCCATTCTCGGCAGCGCGAAAGATGCCACCGACGACTCTGGGGTTACGTCGGTGGAATTCGATACGCGAAAGGTGAGCCCCGGCGCGCTGTTTGTGGCGCTAGTCGGAGAGCGCGTCGACGGTCATGATTTTGTGGACGCAGCGGTGGCGGCGGGTGCGGTGGCTGTGTTGGGCAGCAAAGATCTCGACATCGACGTGCCGTTGCTGCGCGTTGCAGATAATGACGCCGTGCTACAGGCACTTGCAGAGCTTGCCGCCCGATCTGCCGCAGCGTTGACCGCGCAGGGTCAGCTCACCACCATCGGCATCACCGGTTCGGCGGGCAAGACTTCGACCAAAGATCTGATTGCCGCGTTGGCATCGGCCGCTGGCAGCACGATTGCGCCCCCGGAGAGTTTTAACAACGAGCTGGGCCACCCCTACACGGTGCTCCGCGCGACGGAGCAGACCCGCTTTTTGGTGCTGGAACTTTCTGCTCGCGGACCTGGCCACGTTGCGATGCTGGCGAAGGTGGCGCCGCCGCGGATCGGGGTGGTGCTGAACGTCGGCAGCGCCCACATTGGCGAGTTCGGTTCGGTCGACGGCATCGCGCAGGCAAAGAGCGAACTGGTGCAAGCGTTGCCCGCTGCAGCCGATGGCGGCGTCGCGATTCTGAACGCGGATGATTCACGGGTAGCTGCGATGGCCACCCGTACGAGGGCGCGTGTTGTCACTTTTGGCACCCACCCAGGAGCTGATGTCCGCGCCGAGAACGTCACCGAGGACCACCATGCGCGCGCGGGATTTACTCTCATGACGCCGCGAGGTGCGGTCCCAGTTCAGTTGGCGGTATCAGGGGTGCACCAAGTCAGCAACGCGCTGGCTGCGGCGGCGGTGGGGCTGGAGATTGGGGTGAGCCTTCAGGACATCGCTCAGGTACTGGGAGCCAGTGGCCCCGCTTCGAAGTGGCGGATGGAAATCACTGATAGGGCCGACGGCGTCACCGTCATCAATGATGCGTACAACGCCAACCCGGAAGCGATGAAAGCTGCATTGAAAGCGCTGGTCACGATCGGCACTGGCCGCAGAAGATGGGCCGTGCTCGGCGAAATGGCCGAACTGGGCGAGATATCTCGAGCCGCCCATGACGAGATCGGTCGGTTGGTGGTTCGGCTCGGCATCGAAAGATTGATCGCAGTGGGTGCGGGGGTGCGAGGGTTGCACTTGGGCGCGCAACTCGAGGGCTCATGGGACGGCGAATCCGAGCACGTACCGGACTGGGAGGATGCGGTGCGGATCCTCGGGGACGAGCTTCGTCCTGGCGATGTCGTTTTGGTGAAAGCTTCGCGTGCGGTTGGGTTGGAGCGCGTAGCTCATGCTCTACTTCACGGGAACCCGCCTGCATCCGGCGACGCAGATGAGAATGGAATTTCTGAGTGA
- the mraY gene encoding phospho-N-acetylmuramoyl-pentapeptide-transferase produces the protein MKSILIAAIVGLAVAILLTPYLIKVFARQGFGQEIREDGPQSHQKKRGTPTMGGAAILIAMWVGYLSALAVSMMDGGGGPTASGWLLLYLTTGMGLVGFLDDFVKIRQQRNLGLNKRMKFLGQTFIAVSFAVLIFLFPGANDETPGSKFLSYTRDLPWFSFGIIGAAVFVVLLIAAWSNAVNFTDGLDGLAAGSSVMVLGTYVAIGFFQLRNSCYSSTLSAAAEAGCYATRDPLDIAMVAAAALGGCIGFLWWNAHPARIMMGDTGSLALGGLIAGLSVMTRTELLLIVIAGLFVVEMMSVVIQIAVFKVRHVRVFRMAPFHHHFELSGWAETTVMVRFWLLAAISAALGLGLFYAEWLSLTGG, from the coding sequence GTGAAAAGTATTTTGATCGCCGCGATCGTGGGTTTGGCGGTTGCGATCCTGCTCACCCCGTACTTGATTAAGGTGTTCGCCCGGCAGGGTTTCGGCCAAGAGATTCGCGAGGATGGTCCGCAGAGCCACCAGAAAAAACGTGGCACTCCCACCATGGGCGGCGCCGCGATCCTGATCGCGATGTGGGTGGGATATCTTTCAGCCCTCGCCGTGAGCATGATGGACGGCGGCGGCGGTCCGACGGCGTCGGGCTGGCTGTTGTTGTACTTGACCACGGGTATGGGGCTTGTGGGATTCCTCGACGATTTCGTCAAGATCCGGCAGCAACGCAACCTCGGTCTGAACAAACGGATGAAGTTTCTGGGACAGACGTTCATCGCAGTGTCGTTTGCCGTGTTAATTTTCCTGTTTCCGGGTGCCAACGACGAAACGCCAGGTTCGAAGTTTCTGTCCTACACCAGAGACCTGCCGTGGTTCTCCTTCGGAATCATTGGCGCAGCGGTGTTCGTGGTGCTGTTAATCGCGGCCTGGTCCAACGCCGTGAACTTCACCGATGGCCTCGACGGACTTGCTGCCGGCTCCTCTGTGATGGTGCTGGGTACATATGTGGCAATCGGCTTCTTCCAACTGCGCAACTCCTGTTACTCCTCGACGCTCAGCGCAGCAGCGGAGGCCGGTTGCTACGCCACGCGGGACCCGCTGGATATCGCGATGGTGGCAGCGGCCGCACTTGGTGGTTGCATCGGGTTCCTCTGGTGGAACGCACACCCGGCCCGGATCATGATGGGCGACACTGGCTCGTTGGCCCTCGGAGGCCTGATCGCGGGCCTGAGTGTGATGACGCGAACCGAGCTTTTGTTGATCGTCATCGCCGGGCTGTTCGTCGTTGAAATGATGTCGGTGGTGATCCAGATCGCCGTTTTCAAAGTCCGCCATGTCCGAGTGTTCCGGATGGCGCCTTTCCATCACCATTTTGAACTGTCCGGGTGGGCCGAAACCACCGTGATGGTGCGGTTCTGGTTGCTCGCGGCGATATCGGCAGCTTTGGGCCTCGGATTGTTTTATGCAGAGTGGCTCAGTCTCACCGGCGGATGA
- the ftsW gene encoding putative lipid II flippase FtsW → MSAPTKNNPTAKTPKPGGPPAPMTGAERARAAVAARQRARTPTAARRYAGAVKARFSDWLDRPMTSLHLLLAVFFLLLAYGLLMVLSSSSIKSFKTEGSSFGVFKSQLLFAGLGLVGFYACMRIKLSWLRGVSTTGMIIALGLLVVVLGAPRVNGARSWINVGAFTVQPSEIAKFAMVIWGAHVLAARRSNLGSWRELLIPVLPIALLMGGLIMLEPDMGTTAALMIIVFGLFFFAGASWWLFSILASCGIGALVLYAFTTPYALKRLVSFANPEANAQGSGMQLLQGLYGMADGGLFGVGLGHSSAKWQYLPHAESDFIFAIVGEELGLIGAGLLVALYVTLALVGLRIARRNMDPFVKLVAATSTAWLVGQAAINIFYVIGLLPVTGIPLPMISAGGTSLIVTMAIFGLLANFARREPKAMALLQEKGPGRLSRFFGIGIPGTAIEEAKALAGKAAKQQNREWARTSARKAAQEKKEKKAAARGQVIASTRREQRGDRRPVPPPRSRFGGLDFDQDNRGAPAGGGRGSGIRARSTPIRSTPTRSTPTRTRPATSARSRDESPRNRDGSPRTRGQRQETRRQFRDDQDYR, encoded by the coding sequence GTGAGCGCCCCGACAAAGAACAATCCCACGGCTAAAACGCCGAAGCCAGGTGGACCTCCCGCACCTATGACGGGCGCCGAACGGGCCCGCGCTGCTGTCGCTGCTCGGCAGCGCGCCCGCACCCCGACGGCGGCGCGACGCTATGCCGGGGCGGTCAAGGCTCGCTTCTCGGACTGGCTTGACCGCCCTATGACGTCACTGCACCTGTTGCTTGCGGTGTTCTTCCTGCTTCTGGCCTATGGCCTGCTGATGGTCCTTTCTTCCTCCTCTATCAAGTCCTTCAAGACAGAGGGTTCGTCCTTCGGAGTTTTTAAATCCCAGTTGCTGTTTGCCGGACTCGGACTCGTGGGCTTCTACGCCTGCATGCGGATCAAACTGAGCTGGCTCCGCGGAGTTTCCACCACGGGAATGATCATCGCGCTGGGTCTACTCGTGGTGGTGCTGGGCGCTCCCAGGGTGAACGGTGCTCGAAGCTGGATCAACGTCGGCGCGTTCACGGTGCAGCCTAGCGAGATCGCTAAATTTGCCATGGTGATCTGGGGCGCCCATGTTCTGGCGGCCCGGCGATCCAACCTCGGTTCGTGGCGAGAACTGTTGATCCCGGTGTTGCCCATCGCGCTCCTCATGGGCGGCCTGATCATGTTGGAGCCCGATATGGGCACCACGGCGGCGCTGATGATCATCGTGTTCGGGCTCTTCTTTTTCGCCGGAGCTTCGTGGTGGCTTTTCTCAATCCTGGCCTCCTGCGGCATTGGTGCGTTGGTGCTCTACGCGTTTACGACCCCTTACGCGCTGAAGCGACTGGTGTCGTTCGCCAACCCCGAAGCGAATGCACAGGGGTCGGGAATGCAGCTGCTGCAGGGGCTTTATGGCATGGCGGACGGCGGCTTGTTCGGAGTCGGGCTAGGACATTCCAGCGCTAAATGGCAGTACCTGCCGCACGCCGAATCCGACTTCATCTTCGCCATTGTTGGTGAAGAGCTGGGGTTGATTGGCGCAGGGCTATTGGTGGCGTTATATGTGACGCTGGCGCTGGTCGGGCTCCGGATCGCGCGACGCAATATGGATCCGTTCGTCAAACTCGTGGCCGCCACATCGACCGCGTGGCTCGTGGGACAGGCCGCGATCAATATTTTCTACGTCATCGGCCTGCTGCCGGTGACTGGTATTCCGCTGCCCATGATCTCGGCGGGCGGAACGTCGCTCATTGTCACGATGGCGATATTTGGTCTGCTGGCTAACTTCGCGAGGCGTGAACCCAAGGCGATGGCGCTGTTGCAAGAAAAGGGCCCAGGCAGGCTCTCGCGCTTCTTTGGAATCGGTATTCCGGGCACTGCAATCGAGGAGGCAAAGGCGCTCGCGGGCAAGGCCGCCAAGCAGCAAAACCGTGAATGGGCCAGGACTTCGGCGCGGAAAGCCGCGCAGGAAAAGAAGGAGAAAAAGGCAGCTGCCCGAGGGCAGGTGATTGCTTCCACACGTCGTGAGCAGCGTGGGGACCGCCGGCCCGTGCCCCCGCCGCGGAGTCGGTTCGGCGGGCTTGATTTTGACCAAGATAATCGCGGCGCCCCGGCGGGCGGCGGCCGGGGTTCTGGCATCCGTGCCCGCAGCACCCCCATCCGCAGCACCCCCACCCGTTCCACCCCCACTCGAACTCGACCCGCCACGTCAGCGCGCAGCCGCGACGAATCACCCCGCAATCGTGACGGGTCACCGCGGACCAGGGGGCAGCGACAGGAAACCCGCCGTCAGTTCCGCGACGATCAGGACTACCGATGA
- the murG gene encoding undecaprenyldiphospho-muramoylpentapeptide beta-N-acetylglucosaminyltransferase: MKTVSVLIAGGGTAGHIEPALATADALRRLNPNIRITALGTARGLETTLIPERGYELVLVPAVPLPRKPSKDLLLLPFRLWKSIRATRAIIEERQVDVVVGFGGYVCLPAYLAARRRVPVVVHEANARAGIANKIGARFAAAVVAAVPGSGLRSAKVIGIPVRRSISILDRAGLRAEARKFFGLDPDAPTLLVYGGSQGAVRINDSVLAAAPELAAAGVGVLHAFGKKNSFEAPTNPGPAYVAVAYLDRMDMAYAAADLTLGRSGALTVAELGAVGMPAVYVPLPHGNGEQRLNASAQVAAGSAIIIDDAELTRESVVAQVLPLLTDPAKREAMAAAATASPTGRADAVLATIVANLGAEHAAGRGEGT; the protein is encoded by the coding sequence ATGAAGACTGTGAGCGTGTTGATTGCCGGCGGCGGCACCGCCGGCCATATCGAACCGGCGCTTGCGACGGCCGATGCTTTGAGAAGGCTTAATCCGAACATTCGGATCACTGCTTTGGGTACCGCCCGCGGCCTCGAGACGACGCTGATCCCGGAGCGCGGTTACGAGCTGGTGCTCGTGCCAGCGGTGCCATTGCCGCGGAAACCGTCAAAAGACCTGCTGTTGCTGCCATTTCGGCTGTGGAAATCCATTCGAGCCACCCGCGCCATCATTGAGGAGCGGCAGGTGGATGTGGTGGTCGGGTTCGGCGGGTACGTCTGCCTACCCGCCTATCTCGCTGCCCGCAGACGGGTACCGGTGGTGGTGCACGAAGCGAACGCCCGCGCGGGGATAGCCAACAAGATCGGCGCGCGCTTTGCAGCCGCCGTCGTGGCTGCCGTTCCCGGTTCCGGGTTGAGATCGGCCAAGGTGATCGGAATCCCGGTGCGGCGATCGATTTCCATCCTGGACAGGGCCGGATTGCGCGCTGAGGCGAGGAAGTTCTTCGGGCTTGACCCCGACGCGCCCACCCTGCTGGTGTACGGCGGATCGCAGGGCGCGGTGCGCATCAACGACTCGGTCCTGGCTGCTGCGCCGGAATTGGCCGCCGCCGGGGTGGGGGTGTTGCACGCGTTCGGGAAGAAGAATTCGTTCGAGGCACCGACCAACCCGGGACCCGCCTATGTCGCTGTTGCCTACCTTGACCGAATGGATATGGCGTACGCCGCGGCCGACCTCACCCTGGGCAGGTCCGGCGCTCTGACGGTTGCCGAACTCGGCGCTGTCGGGATGCCGGCGGTCTACGTCCCGCTGCCGCACGGGAATGGAGAGCAACGCCTGAACGCGAGCGCACAAGTAGCAGCTGGATCGGCGATCATTATCGACGACGCCGAGCTGACGCGTGAATCTGTGGTGGCGCAGGTGCTTCCGCTATTGACAGACCCAGCAAAGCGGGAAGCGATGGCTGCTGCTGCGACCGCCTCGCCGACAGGGCGTGCGGACGCGGTGCTCGCCACGATCGTGGCAAATCTCGGTGCAGAGCACGCCGCAGGCAGGGGAGAAGGCACGTGA
- the murC gene encoding UDP-N-acetylmuramate--L-alanine ligase: MSNNIPAGLGFTLERAHLVGVGGAGMSAIARILIDRGFVVSGSDAKGSHVLTGLTARGVKTAIGQRAENLDLLTGGPTAVVISTAINPSNPELAAARERGIPIVRRASALAALMDGYRRVCVAGTHGKTSTTSMLTVALQHAGVDPSFAIGGELNESGTGAHSGSGDIFIAEADESDGSFLAYSPHGAIITNLEPDHLDHHGSAEAYTAVFDQFAQRIAPGGFLIACVDDPGVAALVGRLGVGSPRVIGYGRSATADVLLRDSEQFGHGSRMTIETQGRSHTLTLDVPGEHMALNAVAAFAAGLALGIDAEPLIDGLARYTGVRRRFEFKGRAAGVVVYDDYAHHPTEVSAQIAAARTIVGQGRLVVIFQPHLYSRTQTFAVAFGRALAGADLVIQMDVYGAREEPQVGVSGQLIVDAIPAGTAIVVYEPSMAATATTAAALLVPGDVVITMGAGDVTMIGPELLELLTAGEESR, from the coding sequence GTGAGCAACAACATTCCGGCTGGGCTCGGCTTCACGTTGGAGCGCGCCCACTTGGTGGGGGTGGGCGGCGCGGGTATGAGCGCCATCGCGAGAATCCTGATCGACCGCGGCTTCGTCGTCTCCGGCTCTGACGCCAAGGGTTCGCACGTGCTCACGGGGTTGACGGCACGGGGGGTGAAGACCGCTATCGGACAGCGGGCCGAGAATCTCGACCTTCTCACCGGCGGTCCCACGGCAGTCGTGATCTCAACAGCCATCAACCCATCCAACCCGGAACTAGCCGCGGCCCGGGAGCGCGGCATCCCCATCGTCAGAAGAGCATCGGCCCTAGCCGCGCTGATGGACGGCTACCGAAGAGTGTGTGTTGCTGGCACCCACGGCAAAACGTCGACGACGTCCATGTTGACCGTCGCCCTGCAACACGCGGGGGTGGATCCGTCGTTTGCGATCGGCGGCGAACTGAACGAGTCCGGAACCGGCGCGCATTCCGGGTCCGGCGACATCTTCATTGCCGAAGCGGACGAGTCGGATGGGTCGTTCCTCGCCTACAGCCCGCACGGCGCGATCATTACCAATCTCGAACCCGACCACCTTGACCACCATGGCAGCGCCGAGGCATACACCGCCGTCTTCGATCAGTTCGCACAGCGCATCGCGCCGGGCGGGTTTCTCATCGCCTGTGTTGACGATCCTGGTGTGGCAGCACTTGTCGGCAGGTTAGGGGTGGGATCACCCAGGGTGATTGGCTACGGTCGCAGCGCCACTGCCGATGTTTTATTGCGCGACAGTGAGCAGTTCGGGCACGGCAGCCGCATGACGATAGAGACTCAGGGGCGCTCCCACACTCTGACGCTCGACGTTCCGGGCGAACACATGGCCCTCAACGCGGTGGCCGCGTTTGCGGCCGGCTTAGCCTTGGGCATCGACGCGGAACCTCTCATCGACGGACTCGCCCGATACACCGGGGTCCGGCGACGTTTTGAGTTCAAGGGGCGGGCGGCGGGAGTCGTGGTCTATGACGACTACGCCCACCACCCCACCGAGGTCTCGGCCCAGATCGCCGCAGCACGAACGATTGTCGGCCAGGGGCGGCTCGTGGTTATCTTCCAGCCGCATTTGTATTCGCGAACCCAGACCTTTGCGGTGGCTTTCGGGCGGGCCCTTGCTGGTGCCGATTTGGTGATTCAAATGGATGTATATGGAGCTCGCGAGGAGCCGCAAGTGGGGGTGTCTGGGCAGCTGATTGTTGATGCCATCCCAGCAGGGACGGCCATCGTTGTGTACGAACCCTCGATGGCCGCCACGGCGACCACGGCCGCTGCGCTGCTCGTCCCCGGTGACGTCGTTATCACCATGGGCGCGGGCGATGTCACGATGATTGGACCAGAACTGCTGGAGCTTCTCACGGCGGGAGAAGAGTCGAGATGA
- a CDS encoding cell division protein FtsQ/DivIB, giving the protein MTSTLETGRSTLTRDERTKLRMVAARRRRRNGWIACLLVLLIGAGGAYVLWGTPVLGVKTVSVTSASGQELPPELVAQVESVAAISVGAPLISLDIAKVREAVLTVGSVAAVQVSRRWPSSVIITVTPRVPVAVVAANSALFLMDDSGFPYLETPSVPAGLVTLRLATPGPEDAATRAGLTVISALPAEISARLTSVSARSVYDISLDLADGREVKWGSADNSARKAAVLPAVLAQPGTKFDLSDPAMVTVR; this is encoded by the coding sequence ATGACGTCAACGCTGGAAACTGGCCGGTCCACGCTGACCCGTGATGAGCGCACGAAATTGAGAATGGTCGCAGCGAGGCGGCGCCGCAGAAACGGTTGGATCGCTTGTCTGCTGGTCCTGCTGATCGGGGCGGGCGGCGCCTACGTGTTGTGGGGGACACCGGTTCTGGGCGTTAAAACAGTCTCAGTTACGAGCGCGTCCGGGCAGGAGCTACCGCCCGAGCTGGTGGCGCAGGTCGAAAGTGTGGCGGCGATTTCCGTTGGTGCGCCGCTGATCTCGCTGGACATTGCAAAAGTACGCGAGGCCGTGCTGACCGTGGGCTCAGTGGCTGCGGTTCAGGTTAGCCGCCGGTGGCCCAGCTCGGTCATTATCACCGTGACGCCGCGCGTTCCCGTGGCGGTGGTTGCCGCGAACAGCGCGTTGTTTTTGATGGACGATTCGGGGTTCCCGTACCTTGAAACCCCCTCTGTACCAGCGGGTTTGGTAACGCTGCGGCTAGCTACCCCCGGACCCGAGGATGCTGCCACCCGCGCCGGACTCACGGTGATTTCTGCTCTGCCCGCGGAGATCTCTGCGCGATTGACGTCGGTATCGGCGAGATCTGTCTATGACATCAGCCTCGACCTGGCAGACGGACGAGAAGTGAAGTGGGGCAGCGCAGACAATAGTGCGCGCAAGGCCGCGGTACTGCCCGCTGTGCTTGCTCAACCAGGGAC